The DNA segment gGCACCTTAACAACTAACTTGATCCTATTTATACCTGGATGTGTTCATTGTGaagcatttgttttaataaagtctatctatctatctacagtgcatccgggaagtattcacagcgcatcactttttccacattttgttatgttacagccttattccaaaatggattacagtgatccctcgctatatcacgcttcgcctttcgcggcttcactctatcgcggattttatatgtaagcatatttaaatatatatcgtggattttttgctggttcgcggatttctgaggacaatgggtcttttaatttctggtacatgcttcctcagttggtttgcccagttgatttcatacaagggacgctattggcagatggctgagaagctacccaacttacttttgtttctctctctctcgcgctgactttctctgatcctgacgtagggggattgagcaggggggctgttcgcacacctagacgatacggacactcgtctaaaaatgctgaaagaggtactaccttctgtgtgcagctgcttcgtgaagcgacatgcatacttaaaagctcgaagggcacgtattgatttttgactgtttgttttcctctgtctctctctctctctctctctctgctcctgacggagggggtgtgagctgccaccttcaacagctttgtaccggcggtgcttcacatacttaaaaggcaaacagccctattgatttgtttggttttctctccctttctgacattcagtgctcctgacgcgcactcctttgaaaaggaaggtatgtttgcattcttttaattgtgagacggaactgtcatctctgtcttctcatggagcacagtttaaacttttgaaaaagagacaaatgtttgtttgcagtgtttgaataacgttcctgtctctctacaacctcctatgtttctgcgcaaatctgtgacccaagcatgacaatataaaaataaccatataaacatatggtttctacttcgcagattttcttatttcgcgggtggctctggaacgcaaaccccgcgatggaggagggattactgtaaattcatttttttcctcagaattctacacacaccccataatgacaacatgaaaaacgtttacttgagatttttgcaaatttattaaaaataaaaaaattgggaaagcacatgtacataagtattcacagcctttgccgtgaagctcgaaattgagctcaggtgtatcctgtttcccctgatcatccttgagatgtttctgcagcttaattggagtccacctgtggtaaattcatttgattggacatgatttggaaaggcacacaactgtctatataaggtcccacagttgacagttcatgtcagaacacaaaccaagcatgaagtcaaaggaattgtctgtagacctctgagacaggattgtctcgaggcacatatctggggaaggttacagaaaaaattctgcctctttgaaggtcccaatgagcacagtggcctccatcatccataagtggaggaagttcgaaaccaccaggactcttcctagagctggccggccatctaaactgagtgatcaggggagaaggcccttagtcaggaaggtgaccaagaacccgatggtcactctgtcagaggtcctctgtggagagaggagaaccttccagaagggcaaccatctctgcagcaatccaccaatcaggcctctatggtagagtggccagatggaagccactccttagtaaaaggcacatggcagcccgcctggagtttgccaaaaggcacctgaaggactctcagaccatgagaaagacaattctctggtctgatgagaccaagattgaactctttggtgtgaatgccaggcgtcacgtttggaggaaaccaggcaccgctcatcaccaggccaataccatccctacagtgaagcatagtggtggcagcatcatgctgtggggatgtttttcagcagcaggaactgggagactagtcaggataaagggaaagatgactgcagcaatgtagagagacatcctggatgaaaacctgctccagagcgctcttgacctcagactggggcgacggttcatctttaggcaggacaacgaccctaagcacacagccacgatatcaaaggagtgacttcaggacaactctgtgaatgtccttgagtggcccagacttgaatccagttgaacatctctggagagatcttaaaatggctgtgcactgacgcttcccatccaacctgatggagcttgagaggtgctgcaaagaggaatgggcgaaactggccaaggataggtgtgccaagcttgtggcatcatattcaaaaagacttaaggctgtaattgctgccaaaggtgcatcaacaaagtattgagcagaggctgtgaatacttatgtacatgtgatttctcagttttattattttcaataaactagggggcttcgctcaccaacccctgtgtttggttttccagatacacacttttaagatttttttttttctttgaattgttgctatttcattagtttcacttttatttcagaacttctgtaaaaacaatatttgtaatcttgcgagtcccaatatgctgaatctttttaatgaggtcaggataggtttttctgtttggaatttcagcacagacaaaacgatctacatcatcagcagttacttttttactttgtaaaaaaaaaaattgttaagtagagttctgcattggactcctgtctgtaaagtcgtgctattttcctctcacagttccaaaagtacatggggttaccaaggtgataccccagcttttgtctaggtttttgtacaagggctagacagaacattttgactcctggggtaaatgtagctttttaaataagcagacagataaatatatatacatgaacaaagtaaccaataaaaaaactccgtttttgaaattctcaagattctttatttgtcacatgcatagttatacaggacaacacgcagtgaaatgcatcctgatccacttattacaaactgtgcaaagttaggagaatatcagttagattaacaaaaagtcatagattgaaagataacagtatagtagaaaataataaataagtaaaattatgtgaataaagtagtattaagtgttaaggtgcaatagtgtagtaattattgtgcaaaaccaaagttagactggtgcatagttaaatgaggcagtttgcttgcgctactgcgatctttattttctttttttatattttctaattttcctactttcatatcctttaactttctcctcaTGTGTATAgcgctgtttgtttttttgtttttttttgtgcctttctaatttcactggtttcatagtctctaacctgctctgtatgtgtttagcgtcaacgtttgtaaacgtctttatgaagttctactttcttttattcattgtcttttaattctgagccggattggacgtgcttttttttcaattccacttgttccgggctgatcatcacgttccttattttctaaatttgcacctagattattgtttttctttttagcatttttttctctccatcgcttttgggtctcttttctccgcgcttttctttcttcttcatttaatcgtcgacgtttcatttctaccgtaatgaccttatacactttatatgcactgagagccctggagctgtgtgtgctgcatgactgcctttacactactgatttggtttttttttgatattgcttgtaagtagggtgtgtcttgcaagactctcgttctgtgTTCCCGTGTGACGCAccatggcaggtctctttcgtcttgcgggtctttaaattatcttccaagaagatcacgtatcgtagactatcaggacaggggacaggatttctttttataatagagagatttgcaaaaacctcaagtaaacttttttcacattgtcattatggggtgttgtgtgtagaattctgagggaaaaaatgaatttaatccattttggaataaggctgtaacaacaaaatgtggaaaaagtgatgcgctgtgaatactttctggatgcttgctatctatctatctatctatctatctatctatctatctatctatctatctatctatctatctatctatctatctatctatctatctatctatctatctatctatgtaatacaTTGAAAGAAATGGATCATTAAAAGTGAAGGGCTGAGAATTAATGATCTGCTCTGGGCCACAGATCATTTGAATGATACACTTGGAAAGAAAAAGTCCACAATACAAGagtgacctgacatagcagagtgaAGACATTAACAAGTCATAGTATTAAGTAATTTCTGTTATTCCTGAGGGTTGAGGTCTAATTAACAGTTGGGCTAGGAAATATAAAAAGTCTTTAGCCACCAAACTTGAGAGACCCTGGTATGCAGAGAAGTGACTTTGGGGAGTTCTTGGccagtcattttaaaaatacccAATGCTATCTTCTGATTTCCCCTGTCACAGTAACAGTTCATGCTACATTAGCAGCCTGTTAGAAGGATGTCAGTCAATCACTACCTAGTTCTATATTTAGACCCCAGTCTGAAcacaaataaatatcttttaatatGAAAGTGTTTATATCCTAGCACAATTAccttcaaataaatacaaaaacctaaTCTAAATTTATACtgaagtgtgtatgtgtatatataatatatataatataatttttttttaatatagtagcATTTAGTGAATGATATAATTCCTTTTTTTCTAGCTGACacagtatttacatatatataaaaaagaataaccttttaaactttttcataatttgttttttcttcatcctgtagGTGTGCACCGCCAGGTTCTTTTTGTAAGCATCGGATGGTTTTTAGGTTACCATCTTACCAAATGGGAAAACTATACACATGCCAAGTTAGACAGAGATATGTCAGAATATATGCGGCTACATCCAgaactttttaaacaaaaaggtaAGTTACACTTTAAGCATTTCAAATCTTGTTTTAGTGCTcagtactatattatttctagaAGGTGGTACAGTGATAAAACACTGTGGCGTTGCAGCCTCCAGGTCCTTGGGCTTGAATGCTGGTTTGGTCACTGTCTTTGGTGTTTGCATATTCACCCCATGTTTCTTTGGTAATTCTGTTTTCCTTCCGCATTCCAAAGATATTTTGTTAGATTAATTCTAAATCAAGTGTGTGAGTATTGCTGTGTTTGTGAGTGGGCCCAGCAGGTCCAGTTTCTGGCATTAAGTGTAATGTTGCCAGGATAAACCCTGGCCATTTGAAACCCTGAATCctgtttgataatggatggatagcaatttttcaaaagttaaaataactggattgttaaaaaatatttaattgaaatatatttGGCAGTAACTAGTATTAGTCATCTGATATGTTTTTTTACTTATGTTGCAGAAAAAAAGACTTTTGCTGAAGTGCTGGAGAAATTCTACCCGATTCGCTGAGTCTGAAGCTGATCTTCCTTTAAAATCAAGGACCTTCAATTGCAATGTTTTTACAGTCTGATAAAATCCTTTCTGAGAACTTTCTTGACTGGGAGGGCAcaccttataaatgtaaaatatttactgAGTAATAAAATATTTCTGACAATGTGCTTTTGCTCTCCTACTCATTTGATGTtgcatttaaagttaaaaattgaaaatgaaagtcaaagaaggatTCATATTTGTAATGTATATTTAGCTGACACCATTATCAAAGGTAACTTTCAAGATCAGTATAGGTTACAGCTTTTTGCAGCTTTTTTCTCCAGTCAGAGTACAGTCAGTTTAAATGACTTACTTCGGGGTTGCATCATTAAGTAAAGGCAGGAATTGAGTGTCACTCGTGATACAAATCTAGTGCCTTAAGTTGATACACCACCTACAGTATGTCTTATCAGTTTTAGTATGTCTAttacccttgaagaaaacagACATAGGATTGTAAGTAAACTTAACAGATACATTCAAGAAGGGTACAAACAATGTAAAACTAATAGGAATCTTGGTAAAATGTCTCTCCTCATTCTTTTAATATCACATCTGCAGGTAGTAAAAGCAATTAGTGCTCCCAAGAAATCTACATGCTATTTGAATAAGACTCTTGACATGCCAGTTTATATAATAATTTCAATAAACTAAGTATGTATTTCTGCAATCAATGGAGAAAG comes from the Erpetoichthys calabaricus chromosome 4, fErpCal1.3, whole genome shotgun sequence genome and includes:
- the ndufc2 gene encoding NADH dehydrogenase [ubiquinone] 1 subunit C2, with protein sequence MVLHPEEAKVLPPPGILNRNSFWIGTVSWFTALLHNALNRRPPLKAGVHRQVLFVSIGWFLGYHLTKWENYTHAKLDRDMSEYMRLHPELFKQKEKKTFAEVLEKFYPIR